Part of the Verrucomicrobiia bacterium genome, TATTTCTTTCCGTTTACTTCCTCCAATGCCGCGCCCGCTGCCGATCCTGATCACGACGGTTTCAATAACGCCGCCGAATATGTCGCGGGCACGAATCCAACCGACGCCGCATCCTTTTTGAAACTCGACGGCGTCACCCATGCGGCGAATGGCAACACCGTTACTTGGCAAAGCGTCGCCAGTCATCGTTATCAACTGGTTTTCAGTACGAACCTCGTTACCGGCACGTGGCAGAATGTGGGTGGTGTGGTCACGGCGAACGGCACGACCGCGTCTGAACTGGATACGTCCACTAATCCGCTCCGGTTCTATCGCATCGAAGCGCTTCCGTAGGTAGGCGTTGCGAGCGGTCTCACTTGCCCTTCTTTTGCCGATGATTGAAAGCCACCGCGTCGGCGTATTTCACTCCGGTGCCGCCAAAAATATCCAGTGCCGAACCGATGGTCAGGTCAATCTTTCCCCGGCCCGCTTTCGTCACGGTTTCCAAATCCGCCAACGAATTGGCCCCGCCCGCGTAAGTTGTGGGCAGCGGTGACCATTCGCCCAGCTTTGCGACTAGTTCCGCGTCTATGCCACGGCAAAGACCCTCAACATCCACTGCGTGAATCAAAAACTCCACGCAATACGCCGACAGTTTTTCCAGGGTCTCTTTGCTGACCGGCAAATCGGTGAACTTCTGCCACCGATCCGTCACCACGAAATAATCGCCGCCGCGTTTGCGACAACTCAGATCCAGCACCAGCCGTTCTTTGCCAATCGCCTGCACCAGCGACGTCAGCCGTTCCCAATCCACCTTGCCACCCTGAAAAACCCACGACGTCACGATCACTTGCGATGCGCCGTCACTTAAATATTGCGGCGCATTGCTCAAATTGATTCCACCGCCGATCTGCAATCCTCCCGGGTACGCCCGCAACGCCGCCCTACCCGCTTCCTCATTTCCGGTTCCCAGCATGATCACGTGGCCACCGGTCAAGCCATCGCGGCGATACAACTCCGCATAATATTCACTCGACCGTTCAGAAACAAAGTTCGTCCGCAACTCGCTCGCGGCCCCCAGCGTGCCGCCGACGATTTGCTTCACCTTGCCCTCATGCAGATCAATACACGGACGAAACATCGGCACAGCTTAATCCCGTCTGGCTCGCCCGTCGAGTCTCCAGCCTCTAACCATGCTCCACGACCGCCGAATCGCCACTCCCCACGGATCGCGAGTCCATGACTCGCAGCAATACCCAATTAAGATTGCCGCCTCAGGCTGATTCGACAATGGCTTGACCTTATGGGCGTTGCTGCGGGACACAGACCCGCGGTCCGTTGGGATGAAAAACATTCATTGAAATTTTTTTCGTGATTTTGCGCCGGACAAATCTTATGTTGCGGGCATGATCATTTGGCTGCTCGCTTTGGTGTTGTTTGTTTGTCTTGGATATATGGGATGGTGCTTCGGCGCGATACGCGTCGCGGGTTCAGTAATCGGGGTCATCCTCGGTGCGCTGCTCGCGTTTCCCCTCGGGCACATATTCGCCCCCATCATCACCGCGACGGGCGAAAAGAATCCTGTCGTCGTTTGGCTCGTCGGGCCGTTTCTTGCGTTCCTGCTCGTAGTCATCATTTTCAAGATCGTGGGCTTCGCCGTGCATCAGAAGGTGGACGTCCATTACAAATACAAGGAAGGTGATCTGCGGCAGGGTCTTTGGCTGCGGCTCAATCAACGCCTCGGTGTTTGCCTGGGCGTGGTGAATGCCGCCGCGTATTTCATCCTGATTTCCTGGGTCATCTACGCCTTCAGCTATTGGACGGTCCAGGTGGTTTCCGGCGGCGAAGCCGCATGGTATGTGAAGCTGCTTAACGACGCTGGAAAAAATCTGCAAAGTTCGGGCATGGCAAAAGTTTCGGCGGCGATTGATCCATTGCCGGTGGATTATTATCGCGCGGCGGACATCGTCGGTCTGATCTATCACAATGACCTGCTCGAAAGCCGCTTGACCCATTACCCCGCGTTTCTTGCGCTGGGCGAACGCGGTGAATTTCAAGACATCGGCAACGACAAGGATTTCACGGAGCTTCGCCAGCGCCAGCCGCCATTCATGGACATCCTGAATAATTCCAAAGCGCAAAATATTCTGAACAATCCCGATGAACTCAAGGAAATCTGGGGCATTGCCAAGCCGGACTTGGTTGACCTTAATGCTTATCTCAAAACCGGCCAATCAGCCACCTACGATTCGGAAAAAATCCTTGGCCGTTGGGATTTCAATCCGAATGCCGCGCTCAACGTGATCAAGCGCACGAAAACGGACATCACGCCCCAGGATTTGCTGCGCACGAAGCAATATATCTCGCTGAGCTTTTCCAAGACCACGCTCGTCGCAACGCCCGCGCCCAACCGGGTCGCGTTTCTCAAAGACTTCGGCAAGATTCACCCGGCCACCAAGCCGAATACCGCGCCGACGATTGACATCCAAAGTTTCCACGGCACTTGGACCGGCAGCGATGGCAAATATCAATTCAGCTTTCCTGACAAAGAGCAAGGCGGAACTCTGGATGCCGTCGTGGAAGGTGATCGCTTGACGATCACTGGTGATGTTTATCCGCTGGTGTTTGATCGCGAATAAGTTCGCGCTCCAATGTGATCGGCAGACCGCAGCGCCGTCTACTGTACAAATAGGACGCCGACAGATTAAGGCGAGTAACTTACCTGCTGGACGCTCAGTTTATCCAAACCACCAAACAGGGCGCTCGGCGAGTTGGTATTGAAAATGGGATTGATGCTCGGCGTCGTTGAACTGGCCGCAACCGTCCGCGCCGCCCAATCCGGCGGGCTCACTGAAGCCATGCTGACCGGCGACAAGGCATCGAAAGAATAATCCGCCGACGGTTGGTATTGGGAATAAGCGATTGCAGAAATCAGCAGTCCACAAATGGACATGCCGAAAAGCCCCGCGGCCACAGGATTTGTTTCCAGGAGATTAAATACCCGGCGGAGCCACGAAGACTGTCTCACAAAAGCGGCCTCGCTTCCCGTCGCTTCAATGCGATCGACGACACGGCCAGAGAAACCGTTAAAATAGCCGGGTGGCGGCTGCTCATAACGCTTCAGCTTCAGCAACTGTTTCAGCTTTCCAAAATCCTGCTGGTCTTCGCTCATATTACGTCAAGTATTCGGATAAATAAGCCTGCAACTGCTGGCGCGCGTAAAACAACCGCGAACGCACCGTTCCAATATTGCAGTCCATGATCGTCGCGATTTCTTCATGCGACAAGCCCTGGACATCGTGCAAGGTCACCACGAGTCTATGGTGTTCTGACAGCTTCTGCATGGCGGCGTTCAATTTTTCTTGCAACTCCGCCAGATTCAGGTCGCGCCGGGGGGTCTTATCAGAAATCAATGCCACCAAATCCGGGTCGTGCTCGGCATTAAAATCCAGATCGTTGAGGCTTACTTGTACCCGGTTCTTCCTCTGCTTCAAGAAATTAATCGTCTTGTTCACCGCGATCCGATAAACCCACGTGTAGAAACTCGACCCGCCCTTGAACGAATTGAGCGCCTGATAAGCCTTGATAAACGCATCCTGCGCCAAATCATTGGCATCCTCATGATTGGATGTCATGTGATAGACCGTGGCGTAAATGCGTTCCTGATAACGGCGCACGAGGGTGTCATACGCGGACATGTCTCCGCTTCGCGCGCGTCCGACAAGCTCCATCTCCTCCGCTTTGCTGTGTTGGGCTGCGTTTTCGGCGGGTTCGTTAGAACCCGGCGACGCCTTCCCGGAAACCGGATCGGTCATAATTACTAAACCGGCGTCAAACTCCTAGTCGGTCCGTCAGGCGGCCAAGGTATTCGGTGAGACCGATCAAACCCGCCTGATTCGCTTCCGGCAAACCTTTGATGTTTTGCCGCGCCTGCCCGAGATATTGATGAATGGTCGTCAGCGATTCCGCCAGCGTCCCATATTTACCGAGCAATTCCAAAACCATCGCCAACTCCCCAGGCTTCCAATTCTGGATCAAGTCCTCCATCCGCACCTTGTCCGGCGCCGTGGCTCGCTGCCAGAAACAAAGAATCGGCAAAGTCAATTTCCCCTTCGCCAAATCTGTTCCCAAAGATTTCCCGGCATCCGCCTCGGAACCAAACAAATCGAGGCAATCGTCGTACACCTGATACGCCGTTCCCAACGCCACGCCGAAATCCCGCAAGGCCGTCCGTTGCGCACTCGGCGCACCACTGAGACACGCGCCTAAATCACACGACAGCGCAAACAACTCCGCCGTCTTCATCTCCAAAATCTTGAAATATTCCGCGCGCGAAAATTGGAAATTGCGCCGCTGCTGCGTCTGCAAAATTTCACCCGAACAAACCGTGTTCGTCGCCATCGCTACCGCGCGGCAAATCTCCGGCGTCGGAAAACTCGCCGCCAGTTTCAACGCCTGCGCAAACAGGCAATCGCCAAACAACACCGCGACTTCATTTCCCCAATTCGCGCTGAACGTCAACCGACCACGCCGAATCTCCGCCTCATCCATCACGTCGTCATGCACCAGCGTCGCCAGATGCACCATCTCGATGATCACCGCCACGGTGATATGCGAATCATTAAGCTGGCCGGTCGCCTGCGCGCTCATCGCGACCAGCGTTGGCCGTAATTGCTTGCCCTGCCCCATCAGCGTATATTCCGCATACGGCGCGATGGCAGGATCAAATTCACGGACCTGCTTTCCCAGCCGGCCCGCGACAGCCTCCAAAAAAGGCTCAACCGGACCCGCTATATCTTTCCACGCAACCAGCGTTTCCTTATTCGGGGAATTATTGACAGGAACAGCAACCGTTCTAGTTTCGGCAGCAAACATGCTCAGCCAATCTACGGTTGCGCCCATTGCAAGTCAATGCGTTATCCTGAAAGCGCCCATTCGCGCAACATTCAAACCCAATCCCCCGCAGTCCCTTCGCAAAAAAATTCTCCTGCCAGACGAGCTTAAGCGAGCCAACGCGAACTTATCCGGACCAAAGTGAACCATTTTGCGATCTTTCCCGAACCAACCCGTCTCACCCACCCCATCCGACGCAAAAATTTAAGCGCACTTATCCGCACTTTCGCGCTCTGACCCGCTCGAAATCCCCACACATTCATACCGGGACTGGAGCAATGCCTCGATCTGAGAAAACCAAATCAAAAATTCAAACGCTTGACAAAAGTCTCCGTGCGCATGGCCAATCCCAACCAAATTTCAAAGAACTGTCTCCACTTAACCATATTCCCCGGACCTTTACAAACCTTCCATAGGTATCATCTTCATCAACCCAAAGTCCCACACGGATAGTAAATCGTCGTGAAAGGCCATGCCGCCCAAAGCCCCGCCAGGACAACTAATATCCTGGCGTATGGTAGGGCTGCGCTGCCGCGCAGCCGTCCGAAGTCCCGCAGGGACGGCAGATCTTAGCCCAGCAATTTATTGCTGGGTTTGTATTCGTTCCAAAACAAGTCCCGCAGGGACGAAAGAAATTCTCGCGCGGAACTAACCTTTAAACACTCGTCCAATCGCTTCTTATTAACCCCGGCTGCCGCAAGAATTACATCCCACTCAAATCCGCTATTCCAAGCGCAGCGAGGCAAGCCTGTACGTCAACATCAAAATCAAACAAGTTCCTTTCTATCTCATACCTCGCGCACCCGGGAAAAACTTTCTCAACCTTGCACCCACAAAAAAAGCTCCCGTCCGAAAACGGGAGCTTTTGCCACGCATTATTCAACGCGCAAATCCCACCTCAACCGTGGTGCGTGTAACCTTCCTCGCCATGCTCGGCCAAGTCCAACCCCGCCGATTCGATTTCCTGCGTTACCCGCAACCCGGTCACCGCTTTCACTACGTATGCGATCACCACCGTGCCCACCACCGCCATCGTAAGCGTGATGCCCATCGCCTTTAATTGCTCGATCCACAACGTATGATTCGCGACCAGTTGCGCGAGGCCGTTCTTCGTCGCCGCATTGGCCGAAGCCGCGTCAGTCGCCAACGCAAGATTTGCATTCACTTTCGAAGTCGCGAGAAAGCCGGTGAGCAATGCGCCCATCGTCCCGCCGATCGCATGCACGCCAAACGTATCCAGCGCGTCGTCGTAACCCATCATCGCCTTCAATTTCCACACCGCGAAAAACGGCACGATACCCGCCGCGAAACCGATGATCACCGCGCCCGTCACATCCACGAACCCGCACGCCGGCGTGATCACCACCAGCCCCGCCACCGCGCCCGAACAAAAGCCCAGCACGCTCGGCTTGCCGCGGAACACATATTCCGCCATCGCCCATACAAATGATCCCACTGCCGTCGCAATCGTCGTCGTCGTGAACGCATTGGCCGCGATGACATCCGCCGCCACCGCGCTGCCCGCGTTGAAGCCGTACCAGCCCACCCACAACATCCCCGTGCCCACCATGCACAACACCACGCTATGCGGCGGCATCGGCTCGCGCCCGAAACCAAGACGCTTGCCGAGAATCAAACACAACACCAGCGCCGACCATCCCGACGACATGTGCACCACCGTGCCGCCCGCGAAATCAATCGCCTTGATCTTTGCGTCCGGGTTGCCCACGCCATTCATCAAGCCATCCACGCCCCACACCATGTGCGCCAGCGGAAAATAAACCACGAACATCCACAACGTGACGAACAGCAGGATTGCCGAAAATTTCATGCGCTCCGCAATCGAACCGATGATGAGCGCCGGCGTGATGATCGCGAACATCAGTTGATACATGCAATAGATGTTGTGCGAAACCCATTGGCTGTAATCGCCATTCGGATTTCCATCCACATCATTGAGAAACTTCCAATCCAACGTGCCCCAAAAACCGTGTCCGCCCGCGCCGCCACTGTGGAAGGCAATGCTATATCCACACAACCACCACAGAATGCTCACCAACCCCGCGATGCCGAAGCATTGGGCCAGCACCGACAGCACATTTTTTTGCCGCACCAGTCCGCCGTAAAAAAGCGCCAGCCCCGGCAATGTCATAAACAAAACCAGCGCCGTGCAAACCATCTGAAAACCATTATGTCCCGGTCCCGGCCCGGGAATGTTCGTCGCCGTATTCGTGTCCGAGTTGCGCGCGCTGTTGTTCACATACGCTTCGAGATCTTCGAGCCGCTGATCCACGGTGCGCGCCGGACGCTGCACCCCGCCGGCAAAAACACCCACCGGCAACAACACCGCCAGCAAACAAATCGAGAGAATAAATTTTTTCATTGTCTATAAATAATGTTGGGGATTAAACCGCCTGCTCTCCTTTTTCTTCGGTGCGGATGCGGATGGCATCTTCAATCGGCGAAACAAACACTTTGCCATCGCCGATCTTGCCGGTCTTGGCCGTCTTGACGATCGCGTTTAACGCGGCCTCAACCGTGCCGTCGGCGACCACGATTTCCAGTTTGATCTTCGGCAAAAAATCCACCGTATATTCGCTGCCGCGATAAATTTCCGTGTGCCCCTTTTGCCGGCCGAATCCCTTGACCTCGGCGACCGTCATGCCTTGGATTCCGATTTCACCCAGGGCATCTTTTACTTCTTCCAGTTTAAATGGTTTGATGATGGCTTCGATTTTTTTCATTTTTTTTGATGACAATAAATCCCACTCGCCTCCAGTTCATCGCGCGAGAAAAAAGGCGACACCTTCTCCCTCACGCTCTCAAACCCTGAGCCAAATGGGTATTCTTGGCCACCTCCAAGCAATGAAAATGCCATGGACCAACCCTAAAAACAAAACCTCCCTAAATGATTCACTATAAATCATATACGTCGTTTAAAAATCACCGTTAGACAAAATAAAAAAGAGCCATGCTGCGCTTTTCTGCGCACAATGCTCTTTTTTAACCAACTGGATTTTTAAACGGTCTGACTATCTCTCACATAAAAATTTCTTTCGTTTCGTCTTTCCATTTCGGCAAAATTAATTTCCAACCCGCGCTCAAACCGCTTTGTCACCACGCTCTTCCGTGCGGATGCGCACGGCCTCCTCGATCGGCGAAACAAACACTTTCCCGTCGCCAATTTTCCCGGTCTTCGCCGCCTTCACGATCGCCTCCACCGCCGCGTCCGCCAGGCTGTCCGCGATCACGATCTCAAATTTGATCTTCGGCAAAAAATCCACCGTGTATTCGCTGCCGCGATAAATTTCCGTGTGGCCTTTTTGACGTCCGAATCCTTTTACCTCCACCACCGTCATGCCCTCGATGCCCACTTCCGCCAGGGCATCTTTGACTTCCTCCAATTTGAACGGTTTGATGATCGCTTCGATTTTTTTCATGGTTGATTTTTAATTCGTTGGAAGCAACCAGGCCGGCGAACCGTTTCCCGGCTGCTTCATAAATTCTTCGAGCGAGACCTTCGCGGAAATTTTTTTCAACCCGTCGCGCCGCGATGCCTGGCAAAATGTTTCGCGCAAAAATATTTCCCGCGGAATATGACAACCAATGACGAAACTTCTATCAGAGCAGGTTGTCAATCGCATCTAACCCTCCAAAGCACCTGCAATGCCACGAACAAACAATGCGTTTAAACAGAGATGCAACCACCTAATTGTTAAACGCTTACAACCAACCAAAAGTTTTGTTATTTTTTAAAACCACGGGAGTGTAAAAAAGAATTGGCCATGCTGTAGGATTTTGACCAGCGCGAATGAAGACTTTTCACAAAAAATTCAGACAAGGATTTTTGCGAACAACCTCCAAGTTCCGCAGGGAACAATAGATCGTCGTGGTAGGGCTGCGCTGCCGCGCAGCCGTCCCAAGTCCCGCAGGGACGGCAGAACTTAGCCCAGCAATTTATTGCTGGGTTGAATTCCTTTTCAAATCCAAGTCCGCAAGGGACGAAAGAAATTCCCAGATGGAACCACCTCCCACACTCATCCATCGCTTCTCATTTAACTCCCGGCTTCAGCCGGGGAAATGCAACTCCTCAAAAAATCTGTTCCGAACAAAGCGAGGCAGGCCCGTTCCTTGAAACAAAAATCTAACGAACAAAAGCTTTCATCCAATACCGATCACCCGTGAATCACCAACTGAATATTCTCCGGCAAACTCTTCGCCACTTCCGTCACCACATTTCCCTTGAGCAAACTCGCCAGCGTTTGCCTTTGCGACGCTCCCAGAATCAGCAAGTCAATGCCCAGCGTCGCCGACAAATCCAGGATGGACATCGCCGCATTCTCACTCACCGAATACAACGGAACAATCTGCACGCCCGCATCGCGCGCGATGTCCAGCATGCCGTACATGATTTCCGCCGCGCGGCGATCATCCTGCCAGCGCAGCCGCTCGGTCGGCTCGATTCGCGCGGGCATATTCACTGCCAATTCTTTCACGTAAAGCACATACAACGCGCCCTTGCGAAAACGCGCTTCTTCCAAAGCAAATTTCAACACCGGCGTAATCCCTCGCGCCGCGACCATGATGGATTGTTCAATATCCAGTTTGATCCGCATGTCCGCCCATTTTTCCGGCGAAACCGCCTCGGCCACGTCCTTGGTTAGCGTCACCGTTTGCAAACCCGCGCGCTTCATCGAATACGCGCGCAACGCAAAACCGATTCCCACCACGCAAACCGCAAAGAACAACGCCGCGTGTTTCGTGTTCGCAATCGTGATTTCCACCGCCAGCAAAATGAGGAACGTCACGCCCATGATGGCGCGCTCGTGCCAGATCAGCCCCAGCTTTTTATTATACCAACACGAGCCCAGGTTCACCGCGATCGCCCCCACCACGCCGATGGCATACATATCCGCGAGCGAATCCAGATCATCAGTCACCATCGTCAGGCAAAACGGCAGCGCCACGCCGATCACCAGCGGAACCCACGGCACGCCGTGATTGTTCAACTTCGCAAAATTTTTCGGCATCTCGCCATCGCGCGCGAGCATGTAGATCAGTCCGATCATCGCGCTGATCGCCGTGTTCACCGCGCTCAACAGCAGCAGTCCGACCACGATTCCGATGAGCCAGCTCAGGCTTTTGCCAAAATGTTCGCCGCTCCAGCCGAGATAATTTCCCATGTGGGCGTCCCAAAAAAGCCGTCCGTAATGTTCGCCCAGATAATTGAGCATGTCCTCATGGCGCGCGGTGATCTCCGGGCCTAAATTGCGCGGCAGTGAAAGCATCGCCCAGCCCAGCAACGCCGTGCCGAACACCACTTCAATCGCCACTGGAAAAATCGCCTTCGCCGCCGTCTTCGCCACGATCGGCACCTCCTCCGTGCAACCCTCATCCAGTTTCAACACCCCCGTGAGATTCGCAATCGCCTCCACACCGCTCAACGCCAGGATGACACCCACGAACGCCACCCAATTCGTCTTCGAAAATAGATGCCCGTTATATGCCAAATGCTCGAACGTCAAATACGGCAAACTCAGCGCAATAATAAGGATCACCACCGCCACCATCGGAATCGCCAGCGACACCGCCAAACTTCCACTGTGTTTCGGCCCGAAATAATTGATGAATCCCACCAGCACAATCACGCCCAGCGTCGCATACTTCACATAATCATGCGGCACTCCCAAATAAATCATCGCATCCCAGCCGCTCAGCGCCGCCGTCACGATAAAATCCGCCAGCAGCAACAACGATCCCAGCACCGCCAGCACGCGGCTCTGTTCCCGCGCCGCCGAATACACGCCGCCGCCGTCCGGGAAATGTTTGCAGACGATGACGTAGTTATATCCCACGAGTCCGGTAAACGCGCACACCGCGAGGATGATGGGAAACGAAGCGAATTGCGCCGCGACGAACGCGAAGCCGATGACATACGCTTTGCTCGTGCCCCAGTCGCCGTAGAGAAAAGCCGCTGCCCGCGCCCAGCCGACATTGCGTGGCCGATGAACTCCGCCCCCGCTCATCGGGTCACCGTCAGGTTGGGCCGAATACTATTACCAGTCGAGATCATGAATTCCGATTGCCGAAAGATTTCAATCTGCATTTTCGTGCGAAGATGTGACGTTAAAAAATGCTTAACGTCAAATAGAATTGCGAAAAAACCCAACAAATACAATGGTTTTGGGAGTTATAAATTTGCCCATTTTGGACAAAAAGCAACTTTTACGTCAGGCGGTGAGACGATGGTCGGAGCGACAGGATTTGAACCTGCGACGTCTTGGTCCCAAACCAAGTGCTCTACCAGGCTGAGCTACGCTCCGAGTGATCGGACGCTCATCATCGCTAAAAAGCCGCCGGGTGCAAACTATATTTGCATTTTTCGCCACCGGTTCTTGCTGGACGCCGCGCCCCTTGGTGTTAAAGTTCTTATGACAGGTTGCCTAAACGCCTGCCGGCCAATTACCGGGCGGCTGCATGAGTGATTTTAAATTTCCATGTCCCAAGTGCGGGGAAAAAATTCCCTGCGATACCGCCACCGTTGGCGCGCAAATCGTCTGTCCTGGATGCAAAACTATGTTGAATGTTCCCACCACGCCCGCCGCTCCCCAAAAAATCAACCTTCGCCGCCCGGACATCATGGAGACCGTCCAGGCCCAGGTGCTCTCGCATTATCGCAGCGAACTCGTCGAACGCATCCGCGCCAATGGCAACATGCTTTCCTCCGGCGAACTGACGGTGAAGCTCGCCAAGGAATTCGGTTTTTGCTATGGCGTCGAACGCGCCATTGATCTCGCCTACGCCGCCCGCAAATATTTTCCGCCCGAGAAACCCATCTATCTCCTCGGCGAAATCATTCACAACCCCGAGGTCAACGACCAGATTCGCAACATGGGTATCCAGATCATCTCGCCCAAGCCGACCGATGAGGAGATCGCCCGCTTGACCGCCGACGATGTCGTGATGATCCCCGCCTTCGGCACCGAGGTTGGCACGCGCAAAAAGATTGAAGCCAAAGGCTGCCAGCTTGTGGACACCACCTGCGGCGACGTGATGAGTGTCTGGAAACGCGTGCGCCAATACTCCAAGGAAAACGTCACGAGTATCATCCACGGCAAAGCCAAGCACGAGGAAACCAAGGCCACCACTTCTCAGGCGCGCGCTTATGGCGCCGGCCATTATCTCGTCGTATTCACGCTCGCCGAGACGGATTACGTTTGCAGCTACATTTTGAACGGCGGCAACAAAACGGAATTTCTCGATAAATTCAAAGGCGCGCATTCCGAAGGCTTCGACCCGGATGTAGACTTGCGCGCTATCGGCGTCGCCAATCAAACCACCATGCTTCGCGGTGAAACCGAAGAAGTCCAGCGCCGCTTGAAGACCGCCATGATCCAAAAATACGGTGCCAGCGAGGTCGAAAAACATTTTCGTTTCTTCGACACCATTTGCGGCGCCACGCAGGACCGCCAGGACGCCCTCGAAAAACTTCTCCGCGAACCGATGGATTTGCTGCTCGTCATCGGCGGCTACAATTCCTCCAACACTTCCCATCTCGCGGAAATGGGCGAAGCCAAGTTGCCGACCTATTTCATCAAGAACGCCGCCAAGATGGCCTCGGACAAATTGATTTGCCACTACGACCAGCACAAGGGCAAGGAAGTCGAAACGCAGAATTGGTTTCCGCCCGGCAAAATCACCGTGGGCATCACCGCCGGCGCTTCGTGTCCGAACAACTTGATCGAAGACACCATTCGCCGGTTGTTCGAACTGCGCGGTATTTCCGTTCGCGAACTTTTGCAGTAAGCGGCTCTATCTATTGCCGCGTTCCGCCATTAACTCATAGCCTATTTATTTAATCCCATGCCCCGCACTCGCCAGGAACTCGAACAGATCGAACGCCAAATCCTCGCCCCCTACGCCCAATTCAGCGTCGACACCCGCGGCCGCAAATACAAGGAAGCCC contains:
- the hisA gene encoding phosphoribosylformimino-5-aminoimidazole carboxamide ribotide isomerase, whose product is MFRPCIDLHEGKVKQIVGGTLGAASELRTNFVSERSSEYYAELYRRDGLTGGHVIMLGTGNEEAGRAALRAYPGGLQIGGGINLSNAPQYLSDGASQVIVTSWVFQGGKVDWERLTSLVQAIGKERLVLDLSCRKRGGDYFVVTDRWQKFTDLPVSKETLEKLSAYCVEFLIHAVDVEGLCRGIDAELVAKLGEWSPLPTTYAGGANSLADLETVTKAGRGKIDLTIGSALDIFGGTGVKYADAVAFNHRQKKGK
- a CDS encoding CvpA family protein — encoded protein: MIIWLLALVLFVCLGYMGWCFGAIRVAGSVIGVILGALLAFPLGHIFAPIITATGEKNPVVVWLVGPFLAFLLVVIIFKIVGFAVHQKVDVHYKYKEGDLRQGLWLRLNQRLGVCLGVVNAAAYFILISWVIYAFSYWTVQVVSGGEAAWYVKLLNDAGKNLQSSGMAKVSAAIDPLPVDYYRAADIVGLIYHNDLLESRLTHYPAFLALGERGEFQDIGNDKDFTELRQRQPPFMDILNNSKAQNILNNPDELKEIWGIAKPDLVDLNAYLKTGQSATYDSEKILGRWDFNPNAALNVIKRTKTDITPQDLLRTKQYISLSFSKTTLVATPAPNRVAFLKDFGKIHPATKPNTAPTIDIQSFHGTWTGSDGKYQFSFPDKEQGGTLDAVVEGDRLTITGDVYPLVFDRE
- a CDS encoding sigma-70 family RNA polymerase sigma factor, with translation MTDPVSGKASPGSNEPAENAAQHSKAEEMELVGRARSGDMSAYDTLVRRYQERIYATVYHMTSNHEDANDLAQDAFIKAYQALNSFKGGSSFYTWVYRIAVNKTINFLKQRKNRVQVSLNDLDFNAEHDPDLVALISDKTPRRDLNLAELQEKLNAAMQKLSEHHRLVVTLHDVQGLSHEEIATIMDCNIGTVRSRLFYARQQLQAYLSEYLT
- a CDS encoding polyprenyl synthetase family protein yields the protein MEAVAGRLGKQVREFDPAIAPYAEYTLMGQGKQLRPTLVAMSAQATGQLNDSHITVAVIIEMVHLATLVHDDVMDEAEIRRGRLTFSANWGNEVAVLFGDCLFAQALKLAASFPTPEICRAVAMATNTVCSGEILQTQQRRNFQFSRAEYFKILEMKTAELFALSCDLGACLSGAPSAQRTALRDFGVALGTAYQVYDDCLDLFGSEADAGKSLGTDLAKGKLTLPILCFWQRATAPDKVRMEDLIQNWKPGELAMVLELLGKYGTLAESLTTIHQYLGQARQNIKGLPEANQAGLIGLTEYLGRLTDRLGV
- a CDS encoding ammonium transporter, encoding MKKFILSICLLAVLLPVGVFAGGVQRPARTVDQRLEDLEAYVNNSARNSDTNTATNIPGPGPGHNGFQMVCTALVLFMTLPGLALFYGGLVRQKNVLSVLAQCFGIAGLVSILWWLCGYSIAFHSGGAGGHGFWGTLDWKFLNDVDGNPNGDYSQWVSHNIYCMYQLMFAIITPALIIGSIAERMKFSAILLFVTLWMFVVYFPLAHMVWGVDGLMNGVGNPDAKIKAIDFAGGTVVHMSSGWSALVLCLILGKRLGFGREPMPPHSVVLCMVGTGMLWVGWYGFNAGSAVAADVIAANAFTTTTIATAVGSFVWAMAEYVFRGKPSVLGFCSGAVAGLVVITPACGFVDVTGAVIIGFAAGIVPFFAVWKLKAMMGYDDALDTFGVHAIGGTMGALLTGFLATSKVNANLALATDAASANAATKNGLAQLVANHTLWIEQLKAMGITLTMAVVGTVVIAYVVKAVTGLRVTQEIESAGLDLAEHGEEGYTHHG
- a CDS encoding P-II family nitrogen regulator; translation: MKKIEAIIKPFKLEEVKDALGEIGIQGMTVAEVKGFGRQKGHTEIYRGSEYTVDFLPKIKLEIVVADGTVEAALNAIVKTAKTGKIGDGKVFVSPIEDAIRIRTEEKGEQAV
- a CDS encoding P-II family nitrogen regulator yields the protein MKKIEAIIKPFKLEEVKDALAEVGIEGMTVVEVKGFGRQKGHTEIYRGSEYTVDFLPKIKFEIVIADSLADAAVEAIVKAAKTGKIGDGKVFVSPIEEAVRIRTEERGDKAV
- a CDS encoding amino acid permease, coding for MSGGGVHRPRNVGWARAAAFLYGDWGTSKAYVIGFAFVAAQFASFPIILAVCAFTGLVGYNYVIVCKHFPDGGGVYSAAREQSRVLAVLGSLLLLADFIVTAALSGWDAMIYLGVPHDYVKYATLGVIVLVGFINYFGPKHSGSLAVSLAIPMVAVVILIIALSLPYLTFEHLAYNGHLFSKTNWVAFVGVILALSGVEAIANLTGVLKLDEGCTEEVPIVAKTAAKAIFPVAIEVVFGTALLGWAMLSLPRNLGPEITARHEDMLNYLGEHYGRLFWDAHMGNYLGWSGEHFGKSLSWLIGIVVGLLLLSAVNTAISAMIGLIYMLARDGEMPKNFAKLNNHGVPWVPLVIGVALPFCLTMVTDDLDSLADMYAIGVVGAIAVNLGSCWYNKKLGLIWHERAIMGVTFLILLAVEITIANTKHAALFFAVCVVGIGFALRAYSMKRAGLQTVTLTKDVAEAVSPEKWADMRIKLDIEQSIMVAARGITPVLKFALEEARFRKGALYVLYVKELAVNMPARIEPTERLRWQDDRRAAEIMYGMLDIARDAGVQIVPLYSVSENAAMSILDLSATLGIDLLILGASQRQTLASLLKGNVVTEVAKSLPENIQLVIHG